One Ricinus communis isolate WT05 ecotype wild-type chromosome 7, ASM1957865v1, whole genome shotgun sequence genomic region harbors:
- the LOC8289774 gene encoding uncharacterized protein LOC8289774 isoform X2: protein MEDDTDIRMKNQIVCRIIFKDLLKAVDLPRMILQIAAVDGDVIFLNMRRPRDMVGRFSFRMNIELLVGFLFFALQIFYNLMHNDHMNPTKRTVLILFVISGFTLYFLMLELYLSIPRGLPEEERRRARLIGWFQETVMILVLVPMVYWILQKPVLTLMPTPT, encoded by the exons ATAATTTTCAAGGACTTGTTGAAAGCAGTAGATTTGCCACGCATGATTCTTCAG ATTGCTGCTGTTGATGGGGATGTTATTTTTCTCAACATGAGGCGTCCGAG AGACATGGTGGGAAGATTCAGTTTCAGGATGAATATAGAATTGCTTgttggatttttattttttgctttacagatattttataatttgatgcACAACGATCACATGAACCCAACGAAGAGGACTGTGCTCATCCTATTTGTTATTAGCGGGTTCACGTTGTATTTTCTTATGCTTGAGTTGTACCTTAGCATTCCTAGGGGTTTGCCAGAAGAAGAACGTAGGCGGGCGCGTCTAATTGGATGGTTTCAGGAAACAGTGATGATTCTTGTGCTTGTCCCAATGGTGTACTGGATCCTACAGAAACCAGTTTTAACATTGATGCCTACTCCCACATAA